Below is a genomic region from Luteitalea sp..
CAGATCCCCGCGTGGGGTGTACCGGCCGACTCGATTATCCGCCGCATTGTAGCGGCGGGAAACCGATCGTGATTCTCGAGCGCGAGCGTCACGCCGCGCGCGGCGAGCTCCGCCGCGGCATTGCGGATCACGTTCGCAACGTCGTCCGGCGACGGCTCGTACGCCGCCGAATCCGCCACGAACCGAAGCACTCGCGCGCGGCACTGGCGGCAGAGGTCCAGGTATCGGGCCAGGTGGGCGTCTGTTAGCCCGCGCGCCCCGAGCTCGATCTCCACCCCCGCTGCGTCGGCGGCCTCGACGAAGGCCGCGAGCCGCGTGCCGTGCCACTCGTGCACGGGCATGTTGTCGCCGAGCTGCAACACGGCCAGGCCGTGTGCCCGCGCGAACGCGAGCAACGCGTGCTCGTCGAGTGGCGGCCGGCCGTGCCTTACCGCCCACCCGAACGCGAAGGAGCCGACGCCGGCACGCATGCGTAAATGCTGTCGGGGTCCGGCTGGCCGGGCCCGCACCGGTCACCGCGTCGTGATGTCGCGCACCTGGTCGCGGATGTCTGAAAGCTCGAAAATCCGCTGCCAGTTGTCCCTGAAGAGCACCGACCGTGCGCGACGGGTGATCTTGTACGCCGCATCGGAGAACGTGCCGTCCACCTCGCCGAAGAGCACCGCAATCTGAATCCGCAGGTGCCCGAGGGCGAAGTCACGAACCGCCTCCGCTGGAACCCCCGCGGCGACGACCCGATCGCAGCCTTCCTTCACGGCTTCCATGCACGTCTGCGCGAGTGTCTCGACCAGCGCGGGTTCGAGCATCGCCATTTGCTCGAGGCTCACGCGGTGAACTCGGCTGACCGGCGCGTACATGTCCCTGGCGATTGCGACGCCGAGCTCGTAGTGCGGTTCGCCGCCGCGCATCAACGCGCAGATGATCGCCTGCTTCGCCGAGATGCCCCCGTAGAAATCCCGGAACGCCTGCTCGGTCGGCTCCCAGTTGAACACCGAGGGGTGGCACGGATGCGCCACCACGCATGCCACATCGTCCCGGTGGGGGATCTGCCCATCGAGAGGCGCGGCCGGGTCGAGCGTTATGAGCAGTGAGCCCGGACGCATCCGGCGGAGCACGCGCTCGGCGATCTCGCCCATGGCGACATCGGGGACCGCAAGGATCACGACGTCGGCGGCCTCGACGGCCTGGTCCTCGGCAACCACCCGAACGCCGCGAGCCTTCAGGTTCTCAAGGCCCCGCGGGCCCACCTCGACGTAGTCGACGAGATACGAGCACTTGAGGAAGTTGTCCGTCAGACGGCAGCCCATCTTGCCGCCGGCGCCGATCAGGGCGATTCGCGTGGACATGGATTTACTTGATGCCCTGGCGTGCACCGGGCAGCGGGTAGGCTCTGGATTCGTCATCAAGGACGAGCACCCAGTCGAGCATCTCCCCGGCATCCGGCGGGGTGAACGTCCGCTCCCCAGTGTTCGGGAAGGTTCCGATAACGGTCGCCGTTCCGGTGCGCGGATCGAACCACGAGGCCCTCACGCGGGGGCCAGCGATCTTGTCCATCCGCACTAAAAAGGTGCGTCCAACCGGTGCGTATACCATCGCATAGGTGCCTTCCGCGTCACGGGTGCCGACAAAGCGATATCGTCCGGCGCCGGGCACGCTCGTTGGCACCCGGCTGCTCACGATGATGTCAGGGTCGGGCACACGGGTCAAAAACGGCCTGGACTCCATCAGCGCCCTGCCGTGCTGCATCTGTGCTGCGCCCGGCTGCTCGATGGCCTTGGTCCACGGCATCAGAGGATCGTTGACGGGATCTCGTTCGGGAGTCCACATCTGCCAGACGGAATGATGACCGTACGTGTGACCGAACGCCCCCGTGAACAGGTCCCAGTACAGCGTCCGCCGGACGTCGCTCGCGATCGAGTGCCCCAGCTCTTTGGCGTTGAACGAGACCGGGTGGTCTTCGTAGATGGGCTCGCCGTCCAGCACCGGCTTCACCGGCGTTCGGTCGTAGTCCTCCCGGGTCTTGTCGTAGCGTCCCGTGAACTCCGTCACATGCCCGTTCTGCCGCATGTTGAAGTCGAGCCACGGCTCGTCATGGAACCAGGTGGACGAACCGGTCCCTCCGGGGGGATGGAACGTGATGAGATGGGCGCCGCCATCACCTGCCCTGAGCCCCTGCGCCATGGCCCGCACGATTTCCCGGTGCACATCGTTCTCGATGGGCCGGTCGCCGCCGACAATCCAGATGACGTTCGCGTCCCTGTACCGTCGGCCGAGCCATTCGCCGTACACGCGGGCGGTCTCCGGCGTGAAGATCTCCGGTCCGACGCCCCATTTCTTGTTCCACTTGTCGCCCCACGTGGGCAGGAGTCCGACGTACAGGCCGAGGTCGTTCGCTTTCGCGAGGATCCAGTCGACGTGAGCAAAGTACTTCTCGTTCGGCTGCGCCGGGTCGTTGTTCTTCAGGGGCGTGTGCCCGTAGGCATTCGGGACGTTCAGCCCGTCGAGCTCCGCCAGCGCTACAGCCTGGATCACGGTGAAACGGCGCTCGGCGCGGTTCTTCAGGTACCGCTCCGCTTCTTCCCGGTTCAGGCGGTGAAACAGCTCCCAGGCCGTGTCACCGAGCCAGAAGAACGGCCGGTTGTCCGCCGTCACGAGAAAGCGCCGGTTCTCGGAGACCTTCAGCGCCGGCAGCGGTCCCGCGAGTGCGGGGCTGCCGGCCGCGAGCGCCGCGGCGCCGGTCAGCACGGCCGCCGCCGCGCGAAAGAGGGCTGTTCGCATGGATACGCACAGTACAGCGGCGTCCCGCCGCCGTGCTAGGAGAGTTGGGTCAAATCCTGGGAGGATTTTGACCGCTCAGGCCGAGCCGGAACTCGCGCGGCGACCGGCCGAACGCCCGCTTGAACCGCTTGTCGAAGTAGCTCTGGTCCGAGAATCCCACCTCGCTGGCGATTTCCGCGATCGTGAGCCCCGTTTCTCGCAGGAGCCGGGATCCGTTCGAGAGCCGAACGTGGTTCAGATACGCCACAAGCGTCATTCCGGCCACCTTCTTGAAGGTCTTCATGAACTGCGGCCGGCTCATCCCCGCGATCCGGGCGGCCTCGGCAATGGTAAGGCGCTCGGCATAGTGTTCGCGGACGTGATCGAACACCGGCTTCAGGCGCAGCGAGCGCTGCTGATGCCGCAGGAACTCCCAGTGCATCAGCTCGGAGGCGGGGAGACGGCGCCCGAGTTCGAAGAGGAGCTGCAGCAGGAAGGCCTTGCAGCCCGCCCGCTGCATCGGTCCGTTTCTCGAACCGAAGCGGCACTCGATCAGCCGCCGCAGCGCATCGGCGGCCTCCGGGGCGCGCGGCAACGCGACAATGCGCGTCTGCGGCTTCCGACGCGGATGGAAGGGCAGCAGAAACGCATAGTCGTACGACGGCGAGCCCAGGCTGTAGACGAACTCGGGCCGGAACGAGATCACGATCGCCCGCGTATTGAACCCGGGAAAGTCGACGACGTGGTGGAGCGTGAGATTGTCCACGACGAGCAGGTCACCGCGGCGGAGTTTCGCCGTCTCGTCGCGCATGCGGAAGAGCGTCCGGCCGTCCAGCGGAACGAACAGCTCGAGACGCTCGTGCCAGGTGGCGCCGCGGGTGTGCCTGAGCGAGGAGTAGTGAAACAGCTTGATCGCAAGTGCGAACTCCTCGTCGAGCGGTATCTCATAGCGTCCGCGCGAATCGAGCTGCGCCGCGATGTCGTGTGGCTCGAACGGCAGCCGCGAGCAGGCGGCGAGCAGATCGTCCCAGGCGCGCGATGGCCGAACCGCGGGGCACATTCCGATATTCTAGCGGAGCGCCTCCCCGGGCGCGCCGGCCCGCCTCCGCAGCGTATCGAGGAGCACGGCGGCGAAAATGACCGCCGCGGTAATCAGGGGATAGAGATACGGGTTGGCCTGGAGGATGACAAGAGCGCTGAAGATCGTCTTCAGCAGCAGCGCACCGGCCACCGTTCCGGGGAGCACGCGGCCCCGTCCGCCGTACAGGCTGGTGCCGCCGAGCACCGCGGCCGTGATCGCCTCGAACTCGTACAGCTCGCCGAATCGCGGCGATACCGTTCCCAGACGCGAGAGCGCCAGCAGGCCGGCGAGGCCGGCGCAGCCGCCGCTGATCACGTACACGGCGGCGGTCGTGCGGATGGTATGGATACCCGTTTTGCGTGCGGCATCCGCGCTGGCGCCGAGGGCATAGAGCTGCCGGCCGAACGGCGTCGACGACAGGACGAATTGGCCCACGAGGGCGACTCCGGCGGCCACCCACGCAATCAGCGGGATCCCTAGCCAGGAGCCGGCGCCGAATGCCAGGAACGGTTCCGGCAAGTTGATCGCTCGCGTCTCGGTGATCCATCGCCCCAGCCCACGGCCAATGTATAGCGTCGACAGCGTCGCCACGAACGGAACCAGGCGGAAGCGGGTCACGAGCCATGCGTTCACCGCGCCGCCCGCGAGACCCAAGCCCACCATCGCCAGGGCCGCGACGCTGAGCGGCCAGCCCCCGAGCGCCAGATGCCCGGCGAGACCGGCGGCGATGAACATGAGCGCCCCCACCGACAGGTCGACGCCTCCCGTCAGCAGCACAAACGTCATGCCGACCGCGACGACGATGGTGGGTGCGGCCTGCGCCAGGATCTGCGTCGCGCTGTCGCCGGTGAGAAAGCGGTCGGATTGCAGGCCGACGAGCAGCAGGGCCGAGGCCAGCAGCAGCGCGGGCGCTGCCCGCAGCAGGCGGCTCAAGGCGGCCGTTCGCGCGTAGGTGTTGGCCCGGTTCACGTCCGCTCCGACACGGATGCGGGCAGGGCGGCCCGCAGCAGGCGTTCGCGGTCGAACTCCGCCGGCGCGAAGCTGCGGACGATGCGTCCCTTCCGCATGACGAGGAGCCGATCGCAAATCCCCAGCAGCTCGTCGAGGTCCGATGAGATCACCAGCAGGGCGGACCCCGCCTCCGCCAGCTGGTACAGCAGCTCGTAGATCTCCGCGCGTGCGCCCACATCGATGCCCCGCGTCGGCTCGTCCAGGATCAGCACGCGCGGCCGCGTGAGCAGCCACTTGCCGAGTACGACCTTCTGCTGGTTGCCACCGCTCAGCCGCGCTACGG
It encodes:
- a CDS encoding TIM barrel protein, whose translation is MRAGVGSFAFGWAVRHGRPPLDEHALLAFARAHGLAVLQLGDNMPVHEWHGTRLAAFVEAADAAGVEIELGARGLTDAHLARYLDLCRQCRARVLRFVADSAAYEPSPDDVANVIRNAAAELAARGVTLALENHDRFPAATMRRIIESAGTPHAGICLDTANSLGAGEGLATVVDALAPLTVNVHVKDVRISRLPHLMGFVVEGRPLGEGQLPIAEVIDRVRTYGRCGSVILEAWLSPADTVECTLRLERAGADASIERLKAVLAGAEL
- a CDS encoding semialdehyde dehydrogenase, whose product is MSTRIALIGAGGKMGCRLTDNFLKCSYLVDYVEVGPRGLENLKARGVRVVAEDQAVEAADVVILAVPDVAMGEIAERVLRRMRPGSLLITLDPAAPLDGQIPHRDDVACVVAHPCHPSVFNWEPTEQAFRDFYGGISAKQAIICALMRGGEPHYELGVAIARDMYAPVSRVHRVSLEQMAMLEPALVETLAQTCMEAVKEGCDRVVAAGVPAEAVRDFALGHLRIQIAVLFGEVDGTFSDAAYKITRRARSVLFRDNWQRIFELSDIRDQVRDITTR
- a CDS encoding DUF4038 domain-containing protein translates to MRTALFRAAAAVLTGAAALAAGSPALAGPLPALKVSENRRFLVTADNRPFFWLGDTAWELFHRLNREEAERYLKNRAERRFTVIQAVALAELDGLNVPNAYGHTPLKNNDPAQPNEKYFAHVDWILAKANDLGLYVGLLPTWGDKWNKKWGVGPEIFTPETARVYGEWLGRRYRDANVIWIVGGDRPIENDVHREIVRAMAQGLRAGDGGAHLITFHPPGGTGSSTWFHDEPWLDFNMRQNGHVTEFTGRYDKTREDYDRTPVKPVLDGEPIYEDHPVSFNAKELGHSIASDVRRTLYWDLFTGAFGHTYGHHSVWQMWTPERDPVNDPLMPWTKAIEQPGAAQMQHGRALMESRPFLTRVPDPDIIVSSRVPTSVPGAGRYRFVGTRDAEGTYAMVYAPVGRTFLVRMDKIAGPRVRASWFDPRTGTATVIGTFPNTGERTFTPPDAGEMLDWVLVLDDESRAYPLPGARQGIK
- a CDS encoding AraC family transcriptional regulator encodes the protein MCPAVRPSRAWDDLLAACSRLPFEPHDIAAQLDSRGRYEIPLDEEFALAIKLFHYSSLRHTRGATWHERLELFVPLDGRTLFRMRDETAKLRRGDLLVVDNLTLHHVVDFPGFNTRAIVISFRPEFVYSLGSPSYDYAFLLPFHPRRKPQTRIVALPRAPEAADALRRLIECRFGSRNGPMQRAGCKAFLLQLLFELGRRLPASELMHWEFLRHQQRSLRLKPVFDHVREHYAERLTIAEAARIAGMSRPQFMKTFKKVAGMTLVAYLNHVRLSNGSRLLRETGLTIAEIASEVGFSDQSYFDKRFKRAFGRSPREFRLGLSGQNPPRI
- the rbsC gene encoding ribose ABC transporter permease (functions to transport ribose at high affinity; forms a complex with RbsA2C2B), with protein sequence MNRANTYARTAALSRLLRAAPALLLASALLLVGLQSDRFLTGDSATQILAQAAPTIVVAVGMTFVLLTGGVDLSVGALMFIAAGLAGHLALGGWPLSVAALAMVGLGLAGGAVNAWLVTRFRLVPFVATLSTLYIGRGLGRWITETRAINLPEPFLAFGAGSWLGIPLIAWVAAGVALVGQFVLSSTPFGRQLYALGASADAARKTGIHTIRTTAAVYVISGGCAGLAGLLALSRLGTVSPRFGELYEFEAITAAVLGGTSLYGGRGRVLPGTVAGALLLKTIFSALVILQANPYLYPLITAAVIFAAVLLDTLRRRAGAPGEALR